TGTCCCGGGAGCTCTTCGAGGCCGGCGTCGCCGCCGTCACGCTGCACCCCCGCCACCGGGGGCAGATGTTCTCCGGTACGGCGGACTGGGGACACATCGCCGCCCTGAAGAAAGCGTTCCCGGACCGGGTCGTCATCGGGAACGGGGACGTGCGCCTGCCCGGGGACGCGGCGCGGATGATGGCGGAGACGGGGTGCGACAGCGTGATGGTCGGCCGGGCCGCCATGGGAAATCCCTGGATTTTCGCCGCACTGAAAGAAACGATCGGGGCGCCGCCCCCCCCGGGAGCCGCCTCCCCCTCGCCCGATGAGCGGCGCGCCCTTATCCTGCGCCACGGCCGGGAGATGTACGACCGGTCGGGGACGCGCGGGATCGTGGAGATGCGCAAGCACCTCGCCTGGTACAGCCGGGGGATCCCCGGGGCCGCCGCGTTCCGCGCGGAGCTGTCGCGGATCGCCGACCCGGACTCCTTCCGGGCGGCCGTGGAGCGCGTCTTTTGAACGATCTCCACCGCAGGACGCTCGAATCGATCAACCTCGGGATCGTCGTGTTCGACGCCGCCGGGAAGCTGGCGTACCTCAACCCGGCCGCCGAGGAGCTACTGCAGGGCTCCTTCCAGTCGCTGCGGGGCAGGCATTACCGGACCGTCTTCCGGGGAAGCCCGGAGGCGGTGCGGATCCTCAGGAAGACCTTCGAGGAGCATGCCCCGGTCACGGCGTTCGACGTCGCGATCCGGACGGGCGGGAGCGCGTCGAGAGGAGGGCGCGCATCGGTCCTTCCGGCGATGCTGGGAGCCTCCCCCCTGACCGGCGCGGGGGGAGAGCCGCAGGGCGCGATCCTTTCCGTCAAGTCGTCCGAGATCCTCTCCCTGGTGGACCGGGAAGCCCACGCGGCGATGAGCGCCGAGGGGATGCAGACGCTGGCGTACGGCATCGCGCACGAGATCAAGAACCCGCTGGGCGGGATCCTCGGGGCCGCCCAGTGGATCCTCCGCGGCGAAGGGGCGGAAGAGGAGCGCCTCGAAGGCGTCCGCCTGGTGTTGAGGGAGGCGCGCAGGATCAACGAGCTCGTGGAGAAGATGCTTGAGATGGGAAGGAAGCCGCCTCCCCCCCGTCCGTTCGACCTCGCCCCCCTGCTGAACGACGCGCAGGAGCTCCTCCTGTCGGAGGCGCGGGCCCAGGGGAAGGCCGTGCAGTTCGAGCTGCGGACGGACCCGAGCCTCCCCCCGGTCTCCGGGCACCCCGACACCGTCTACCGGGCTCTGCTCAACGTCCTGAAGAACGCCGTGGAGGCGATCGGGAAAGAAGGGACGGTGCGCGTCGAGGCGCGGCTCAACGTCAATTACCGGTTCGCCATGGGGCGGGGGCGGAAGCGCTCCTTCCTCGAGATCGACATCTCCGACAGCGGCGCGGGAATGACCGGCGAGGAGCTCCAGAAGGCGGCCCTCCCCTTCTACACCACGAAGCCGCACGGGACGGGGCTGGGGCTGGCGATGGCGCGGCAGGCGGTGACGCGGCACGGCGGGAAGCTCGAAATAATGTCGGCTCCCGGCGAGGGAACCACGGTTAGAATATCCCTGCCGGTCGACCCGGGCAAAAAGGAAGCGCGGTGAAAAGGGTCCTGATCGCCGACGACGACGAAAGCATCCGCTGGGTCCTGAAGAAGACCGTCACGGGGATGGGATTCGCGGCGGACCTCGCCGAGGACGGGGAGAAGGCGCTCGCCCTCCTCGGGAGGAACAGCTACGCCGCCGCCTTCATCGACGTCCGGATGCCCGGCGTGGAGGGGATCGAGGTCCTGGAGCGCGTCCAGGCGCGCAAGTCGCCGACCCGCTTCTTCATCGTCACCGCGGTGCACCGCCCCGACCTCGCCGCCCGGTCGACGCGCGCGGGCGCCGCGGAATTCATCACCAAGCCGTTCGAGCTGTCGCACATCGAGGACCTCCTGCGGGACCTGGCCCGGGAAGCCGCTTCCGGCGAGCGGCCGTTCCGCATGGAGGAGCGGGAGGACCGCGCCTCCTACCGGCTCGTGGGGAAGAGCCGCGCGATCATCGACGTGTTCAAGGACATCGGGAAGATCGCAGACTCGAACGCCACGGTCCTGATCCTCGGAGAGCGGGGAGTCGGCAAGGAGCTGATCGCCCGCTGCATCCACGACCTCGGGGAGCGCAAC
This window of the Thermodesulfobacteriota bacterium genome carries:
- the dusB gene encoding tRNA dihydrouridine synthase DusB, translated to MDFRGKLILAPLAGVSDAIFRRLCRENGADIVVTEMVSAKGLLCDPRRSGSYLEFDEAERPVGAQLFGHDPGEIGEAAAEVARRGFDFMDINMGCPVRKVTGGGSGSAILANPRLAGEIARAAIRGSGLPVTAKIRSGFGAGDVSYLDVSRELFEAGVAAVTLHPRHRGQMFSGTADWGHIAALKKAFPDRVVIGNGDVRLPGDAARMMAETGCDSVMVGRAAMGNPWIFAALKETIGAPPPPGAASPSPDERRALILRHGREMYDRSGTRGIVEMRKHLAWYSRGIPGAAAFRAELSRIADPDSFRAAVERVF
- a CDS encoding ATP-binding protein, translating into MNDLHRRTLESINLGIVVFDAAGKLAYLNPAAEELLQGSFQSLRGRHYRTVFRGSPEAVRILRKTFEEHAPVTAFDVAIRTGGSASRGGRASVLPAMLGASPLTGAGGEPQGAILSVKSSEILSLVDREAHAAMSAEGMQTLAYGIAHEIKNPLGGILGAAQWILRGEGAEEERLEGVRLVLREARRINELVEKMLEMGRKPPPPRPFDLAPLLNDAQELLLSEARAQGKAVQFELRTDPSLPPVSGHPDTVYRALLNVLKNAVEAIGKEGTVRVEARLNVNYRFAMGRGRKRSFLEIDISDSGAGMTGEELQKAALPFYTTKPHGTGLGLAMARQAVTRHGGKLEIMSAPGEGTTVRISLPVDPGKKEAR